In Planctomycetia bacterium, one DNA window encodes the following:
- the recJ gene encoding single-stranded-DNA-specific exonuclease RecJ has translation MPMDWVIAAPAPGRDALAAALRISPVVAQVLCNRGVSDEAGARKFLKPAASDLLAPELLPGTMPAAERIVRAIREKKKIVIYGDYDVDGVTGTAILWHAVRLAGGAAEFYIPHRLEEGYGLNVAAIETLAAEGAELIVSVDCGVTAVEAAARARALGVELIITDHHQPQVDETGAVRLPDAQIVHPGLASLVADGGAAYENPNLSGAGVALKVAWAVGQVCGGQAKVSQAFREFLVDAMALAALGTVADVVPLLGENRLIAAKGLLGLRACKLPGVRALIASSGLGGQAISGYDIGFKLGPRLNAIGRMGHARLAVDLFTRADDALAAEIAANLEQQNRARQSLERKIAAQAKEMVIAQKQDADHVRAVVLASEGWHAGVIGIVASRIADAFGRPAVMIAVDNGTGQGSARSVRNFSLVEALADCRGHLLSFGGHAMAAGLKIATEKIDAFREAFQARAAQVLTHSDLAPRLHLDDEVRLDQLDESLVADLGRLEPIGAGNPAPKLATGWLDVVGEPRLVGNGERHMQVTVSDGRCTCKAIAFGMAEFRPMLLDHRRCRIAFKPTLNEWNGRRSVEMQVVDFQFPA, from the coding sequence ATGCCCATGGATTGGGTCATCGCAGCACCGGCGCCCGGCAGGGACGCGCTCGCCGCAGCGCTGCGAATCTCGCCGGTCGTAGCGCAAGTGCTCTGCAACCGTGGTGTCTCCGACGAGGCCGGCGCGCGAAAGTTTCTCAAACCCGCCGCGTCCGATCTGCTCGCTCCCGAGCTTTTGCCCGGCACGATGCCCGCCGCCGAGCGGATCGTGCGAGCCATCCGCGAAAAAAAGAAAATCGTCATTTACGGCGACTACGACGTCGACGGCGTCACCGGTACGGCCATCCTCTGGCACGCCGTTCGCCTCGCCGGTGGTGCGGCCGAATTTTACATCCCCCATCGCCTCGAAGAAGGGTACGGTCTGAACGTTGCGGCGATTGAAACGCTCGCCGCCGAAGGAGCCGAGTTGATCGTCTCGGTCGATTGCGGCGTCACGGCGGTCGAGGCTGCCGCGCGGGCGCGGGCACTGGGGGTTGAACTGATCATCACCGATCATCACCAGCCGCAGGTGGACGAGACCGGCGCGGTGAGGTTGCCCGATGCGCAGATTGTTCACCCCGGCCTGGCGTCGCTCGTCGCCGATGGCGGCGCGGCGTATGAGAATCCGAATCTCTCCGGCGCGGGCGTCGCGCTCAAGGTCGCCTGGGCCGTCGGCCAGGTTTGCGGCGGACAGGCGAAGGTTTCGCAGGCGTTTCGTGAGTTTCTCGTTGACGCGATGGCGCTGGCGGCGCTGGGAACGGTCGCCGATGTTGTGCCGTTGCTCGGGGAGAATCGCCTGATTGCCGCGAAGGGGCTGCTCGGTCTGCGCGCGTGCAAGCTGCCCGGCGTTCGCGCGCTGATCGCGTCGAGCGGTCTGGGCGGGCAGGCCATCAGCGGCTACGACATCGGGTTCAAGCTCGGTCCGCGGCTCAACGCCATCGGTCGCATGGGCCACGCGCGGCTCGCGGTGGACCTCTTCACGCGTGCGGACGACGCGCTGGCGGCCGAGATCGCCGCGAATCTGGAGCAGCAGAACCGCGCCCGACAATCGCTGGAGCGCAAGATCGCCGCGCAGGCGAAGGAGATGGTCATCGCCCAGAAGCAGGATGCCGATCACGTACGCGCCGTCGTGCTGGCGTCAGAGGGTTGGCACGCCGGCGTCATCGGCATCGTCGCGTCGCGCATCGCCGATGCGTTCGGCCGACCGGCCGTGATGATCGCGGTCGATAACGGTACGGGTCAGGGTTCGGCGCGCAGCGTGCGAAACTTTTCGCTGGTCGAGGCGCTGGCCGATTGCCGCGGGCATCTGTTGAGCTTCGGCGGGCACGCGATGGCGGCGGGGTTGAAGATCGCCACCGAGAAGATCGACGCGTTTCGCGAGGCGTTTCAGGCTCGTGCGGCCCAGGTGCTCACGCATTCTGATCTCGCGCCGCGCCTGCACTTGGACGACGAGGTGCGGCTCGACCAGCTTGATGAATCGCTCGTGGCCGATCTGGGCCGGCTGGAGCCGATCGGGGCCGGGAACCCGGCCCCCAAGCTCGCCACCGGCTGGCTCGACGTCGTCGGCGAGCCTCGCCTCGTCGGCAACGGCGAGCGGCACATGCAGGTCACGGTGAGCGACGGGCGCTGCACCTGCAAAGCCATCGCCTTCGGGATGGCCGAGTTTCGCCCGATGCTGCTGGATCATCGCCGCTGCCGGATCGCGTTCAAGCCGACGCTGAACGAATGGAACGGCCGCCGCAGCGTCGAGATGCAGGTGGTGGATTTTCAGTTTCCGGCGTAG
- a CDS encoding phosphoribosylanthranilate isomerase — protein MVRIKICGITQAQDAVAAAEAGADAIGLVFAPSPRRVTLVAAKQIVRALPPWISAVGVFVNAEPSTIRRAIDTVGIGEVQLHGEESPEIIAKLAGVRVIRALRVRDRRFLEDLRIWHQAGVSAILLDAFSKDVRGGSGKRFDWDLVSAIRLGDAIPAGVRLILAGGLTPDNVASGIRAVRPWGVDVSSGVETRPGLKSAEKIERFVAAVRSAGDNRPSRRRTR, from the coding sequence ATGGTGCGGATCAAGATTTGCGGAATCACGCAGGCGCAGGACGCCGTCGCCGCCGCCGAGGCCGGCGCGGACGCGATCGGTCTGGTCTTCGCGCCCTCTCCGCGGCGCGTCACGCTCGTCGCCGCGAAGCAAATCGTCCGCGCGCTGCCCCCGTGGATTTCGGCGGTGGGCGTCTTTGTTAACGCGGAACCATCCACGATCCGCCGAGCGATCGACACCGTCGGCATCGGTGAAGTGCAGCTGCACGGCGAAGAATCACCCGAGATCATCGCGAAACTAGCTGGCGTTCGCGTGATTCGCGCACTGCGTGTGCGTGACCGCCGATTCCTTGAAGATTTGCGAATTTGGCATCAGGCCGGCGTATCGGCAATTCTCCTGGACGCTTTTTCCAAGGACGTGCGCGGCGGCAGCGGAAAACGGTTCGACTGGGATCTCGTGTCTGCGATCCGGCTTGGCGATGCGATCCCCGCCGGCGTGCGATTGATCCTGGCGGGAGGGCTGACGCCTGATAATGTCGCTTCGGGAATCCGCGCGGTCCGGCCGTGGGGCGTGGATGTGTCCAGCGGCGTCGAAACGCGACCCGGCCTGAAGAGTGCCGAGAAGATCGAGCGCTTCGTCGCAGCGGTGCGCAGCGCGGGTGATAATCGGCCCAGTCGGCGTCGAACGCGCTGA
- the rpmA gene encoding 50S ribosomal protein L27 encodes MAHKKGQGSTRNGRDSNPKYLGVKRYDGETVTVGTILVRQRGTPIRPGMYVGQGRDDTLFALRAGKVVFKSGKVSIEPSAESN; translated from the coding sequence ATGGCACATAAGAAGGGACAAGGTTCCACTCGCAACGGTCGCGACAGCAATCCGAAGTATCTCGGCGTCAAGCGGTATGATGGCGAGACGGTCACGGTCGGCACGATTCTCGTTCGCCAGCGTGGAACGCCGATCCGTCCGGGGATGTACGTCGGGCAGGGCCGGGACGATACGTTGTTTGCCCTGCGCGCCGGCAAGGTAGTCTTCAAGTCGGGCAAGGTATCGATCGAGCCGTCGGCCGAATCGAACTAG
- the obgE gene encoding GTPase ObgE, translated as MFIDQAEIHVESGRGGDGCVSFRREKYVPKGGPDGGDGGDGGSVYVQVNEQLSTLVELTGKHHWKARPGQMGMGSNCTGKCGRDEIIEVPAGTMVYDRDTGVLLRDLVHPGERVCVARGGRGGRGNARFASPTHQTPREFEHGQPSESRWLRLELKLIAEAGIVGLPNAGKSTLLSRVSRARPKIADYPFTTLVPNLGIVSLPGYRQFVMADLPGLIEGAAQGHGLGQTFLRHAERTRVIVHLIDLFPVEGQPTPIEAYRIIRGELEQYSAALAAKPELIVANKLDLAGKTDPPELAELSQALGRPILGISGVSGRGVETLINQIFEMIQSQRAAEPTGAV; from the coding sequence ATTTTCATCGATCAAGCGGAGATTCACGTCGAGTCGGGTCGCGGGGGCGACGGCTGCGTGAGCTTTCGGCGCGAGAAGTACGTGCCCAAGGGCGGGCCGGACGGCGGCGACGGCGGCGACGGCGGCAGCGTCTATGTGCAGGTCAACGAGCAGTTATCGACACTGGTAGAATTGACCGGCAAGCACCACTGGAAGGCCCGGCCCGGCCAGATGGGCATGGGATCCAACTGCACCGGCAAATGCGGGCGCGACGAGATCATCGAAGTCCCCGCCGGCACCATGGTCTATGACCGCGACACCGGTGTGCTGCTGCGCGACCTGGTCCACCCCGGCGAGCGCGTCTGCGTCGCGCGCGGCGGACGCGGCGGACGCGGCAACGCCAGGTTCGCCTCGCCGACCCATCAGACCCCGCGCGAATTCGAGCACGGCCAACCGAGCGAATCGCGCTGGCTGCGCCTCGAACTGAAGCTCATCGCCGAAGCCGGCATCGTCGGCCTACCCAACGCCGGCAAGAGCACGCTGCTGTCGCGCGTGTCGCGGGCGCGTCCGAAGATCGCCGATTACCCCTTCACGACGCTCGTGCCGAATCTGGGCATCGTCTCGCTGCCGGGATATCGACAATTCGTCATGGCCGACCTGCCGGGATTGATCGAGGGCGCGGCCCAAGGGCACGGTCTTGGGCAGACGTTCCTGCGACACGCCGAGCGCACGCGCGTCATCGTTCACCTGATCGATTTGTTTCCCGTCGAAGGCCAGCCGACGCCGATCGAGGCCTATCGCATCATCCGCGGCGAACTCGAGCAATACAGCGCGGCGCTCGCTGCCAAGCCCGAATTGATCGTCGCGAACAAGCTCGACCTCGCCGGCAAGACGGACCCGCCCGAACTCGCCGAGCTGTCGCAGGCGCTGGGCCGACCGATTCTCGGCATCTCCGGCGTGAGCGGCCGCGGCGTCGAAACGCTGATCAATCAAATCTTCGAGATGATCCAGTCCCAGCGCGCGGCCGAACCCACCGGCGCGGTCTGA
- a CDS encoding methylcrotonoyl-CoA carboxylase has product MDILPTHVRTNDPAFVENAAHLRGLVDDLKSKLATVKLGGGEAAVQKHRARGKLFVRDRIERLIDPDSPFLEFSALAAWEMYDGEAPGAGIVTGIGRVCERECVIVANDATVKGGTYYPITVKKHLRAQEIARENHLPCIYLVDSGGAFLPLQADVFPDKEHFGRIFFNQAQMSARNIPQIAVVLGSCTAGGAYVPAMSDESVIVRNQGTIFLGGPPLVKAATGEEVTAEELGGADVHCRTSGVTDHYAQNDDDALAITRHIVEHLGAPRRTELKMMPPEDPAYDPAEIYGILPKDIRKPYDVREIIARIVDGSRFHEFKALYGSTVVCGLAHLWGYPVGIVGNNGVLFRESAQKAAHFIEMCSVRGVPLIFLQNITGFMVGKAYESGGIAKDGAKMVAAVSNAAVPKFTVIIGGSYGAGNYGMCGRAFGPRMLWMWPNARISVMGGEQAANVLLTVKKDQLAREKKKAMTAAEEEAFKQPTLEKYAHESSAYYSTARLWDDGVIDPVDTRRVLALGIAASLNAPFPKRRVGVFRM; this is encoded by the coding sequence ATGGATATTCTTCCGACACACGTACGAACAAACGACCCCGCCTTTGTCGAAAACGCCGCGCACCTGCGCGGCCTCGTGGACGATCTCAAATCGAAACTGGCGACGGTCAAACTCGGCGGCGGCGAGGCGGCGGTGCAGAAGCATCGCGCCCGCGGCAAGCTGTTCGTCCGCGATCGCATCGAACGATTGATCGACCCGGACAGCCCCTTCCTGGAATTCAGCGCCTTGGCCGCATGGGAGATGTACGACGGCGAGGCGCCCGGCGCGGGGATCGTCACCGGCATCGGGCGTGTCTGCGAGCGCGAATGCGTCATCGTGGCCAACGATGCGACGGTGAAGGGCGGCACGTATTACCCCATCACGGTGAAGAAGCACCTGCGAGCGCAGGAGATCGCGCGGGAGAATCACCTGCCGTGTATCTACCTGGTTGATTCGGGCGGGGCGTTTCTGCCGCTTCAGGCCGACGTTTTCCCCGACAAGGAGCATTTCGGGCGAATCTTCTTCAACCAGGCACAGATGTCGGCGCGGAACATTCCGCAGATCGCCGTCGTGCTCGGCTCCTGCACCGCGGGCGGAGCATACGTCCCCGCGATGAGCGACGAATCGGTGATCGTGCGCAACCAGGGAACGATCTTTCTCGGCGGTCCGCCGCTGGTGAAAGCGGCGACGGGAGAGGAAGTCACGGCCGAGGAACTGGGCGGCGCCGACGTTCACTGCCGCACGAGCGGCGTCACAGACCATTACGCGCAAAACGATGATGACGCCCTCGCCATCACGCGGCACATCGTGGAGCATCTTGGCGCGCCGCGGCGCACCGAGCTGAAGATGATGCCGCCCGAGGACCCGGCCTACGACCCGGCCGAAATCTACGGCATTCTCCCAAAAGACATTCGCAAGCCGTACGACGTGCGCGAGATCATCGCGCGGATCGTGGACGGCAGCCGGTTTCACGAATTCAAGGCGCTGTACGGCTCGACGGTCGTCTGTGGCTTGGCGCACCTCTGGGGCTACCCCGTCGGTATCGTTGGTAACAACGGCGTACTGTTCCGCGAGAGCGCCCAGAAGGCGGCGCATTTCATCGAGATGTGCAGCGTGCGCGGCGTGCCGCTCATCTTCCTGCAAAACATCACCGGCTTCATGGTCGGCAAGGCGTACGAGTCCGGCGGTATCGCCAAGGACGGCGCGAAGATGGTCGCGGCCGTCAGCAACGCGGCCGTGCCGAAGTTCACCGTCATCATCGGCGGGTCGTATGGCGCGGGGAACTACGGCATGTGCGGTCGGGCGTTTGGCCCGCGGATGCTCTGGATGTGGCCCAACGCGCGGATCAGCGTCATGGGCGGGGAGCAGGCGGCCAACGTGCTGCTGACCGTGAAGAAGGACCAGCTCGCGCGCGAGAAGAAGAAAGCGATGACCGCCGCGGAGGAGGAAGCCTTCAAGCAGCCGACGCTGGAGAAATATGCCCACGAGAGCAGCGCCTATTACAGCACGGCGCGGCTGTGGGACGACGGCGTGATCGACCCGGTCGACACCCGCCGCGTGCTGGCGCTGGGCATCGCGGCGTCGTTGAACGCGCCGTTCCCGAAGCGCCGCGTGGGCGTGTTCAGAATGTAG
- a CDS encoding enoyl-CoA hydratase/isomerase family protein, producing the protein MPSFIRTHAQGPIARVTLARPDLHNAFNDEMMAELTAAFATLGAATAVRMIVLDAEGKSFCAGADINWMKRMVGYTIDENVADANVLAKMLRTIRECPRPTMARVHGAAFGGGVGLVAACDMAVATAESMFCLSEVKLGIVPAVISPFVLEKIGAGHARRYALTAERFDGREAHRIGLVSQVVDQPAELDPWIEQIAASVSGNGPAAVAACKRILDRVGGQSWDDVQAFTTRQIAEIRVSPEGQEGLKSFLEKRKPNW; encoded by the coding sequence ATGCCGTCGTTCATCCGAACCCATGCACAAGGCCCGATCGCCCGCGTGACGCTGGCGCGGCCGGACCTGCACAACGCCTTCAACGACGAGATGATGGCGGAGCTGACGGCGGCGTTCGCAACGCTCGGCGCGGCCACGGCGGTGCGGATGATCGTGCTGGACGCAGAAGGGAAGAGCTTCTGCGCCGGGGCCGACATCAACTGGATGAAACGCATGGTCGGCTACACGATCGACGAGAACGTGGCCGACGCGAACGTGCTGGCGAAGATGCTGCGAACGATTCGCGAATGCCCGCGGCCGACGATGGCGCGGGTGCATGGGGCGGCGTTCGGCGGCGGCGTCGGCCTCGTGGCGGCATGCGACATGGCCGTGGCGACGGCCGAGTCGATGTTCTGCTTGAGCGAAGTGAAGCTGGGAATCGTCCCGGCGGTGATCTCGCCGTTTGTCTTGGAAAAGATCGGCGCGGGCCACGCGCGGCGCTACGCGCTGACGGCCGAGCGGTTCGACGGGCGCGAAGCACACCGCATCGGCCTCGTGTCGCAGGTAGTGGATCAACCGGCGGAACTCGATCCGTGGATCGAGCAAATCGCGGCAAGCGTGAGCGGAAACGGTCCGGCGGCCGTCGCGGCGTGCAAGCGGATTCTCGACCGCGTCGGCGGTCAAAGCTGGGACGACGTGCAGGCATTCACGACGCGGCAGATTGCGGAGATTCGCGTCTCGCCGGAAGGACAGGAAGGACTGAAATCGTTCCTCGAAAAACGCAAGCCGAACTGGTGA
- a CDS encoding acetyl-CoA carboxylase biotin carboxylase subunit: MKHFRKILIANRGEIAVRIAATLREMGIAVVAVYSNPDAGALHVRAADEAYPLEGAKSSETYLRGDKIIDIARRCGADAIHPGFGFLSENEDFARACADAMITFIGPTPEVIRDMGDKIVAKAKFQAAGVPIVPGWSGDAHDDFNTIAGHADRIGYPVLIKAAAGGGGKGMRVVKKPEDLAAGLESAQREATAAFGDGRVFLEKYLVNPRHIEVQIFGDHHGNVVHLFERECSIQRRHQKILEESPSPALSPALREQICGAAVRAAKAIGYTNAGTVEFILSESGEFYFLEVNTRLQVEHPVTEAVTQCDLVRTQVLVAAGQPLPFRQEDIRQIGHAIEARIYAEDASRNFMPSVGIIACYEPPTGPGVRVDSGVECGSEVSVHYDPMLAKLIVHAGSRDEAIERMRRALQNYAVLGVTTNITFLHDVVSHPEFRAGRLHTHFLEQHAVRAPGSAPPEEALIAAALVATSINSHAATGPGASRTQRAAGQRAAGQRAAGFSPRGFSTTSDPAAVDSPWHGIGQWSNV; encoded by the coding sequence ATGAAACACTTCCGCAAAATTCTGATCGCCAACCGCGGCGAGATCGCCGTGCGAATCGCGGCGACGTTGCGCGAGATGGGCATCGCCGTCGTGGCGGTCTATTCCAATCCCGATGCCGGTGCGTTGCATGTCCGCGCGGCCGACGAGGCTTATCCGCTGGAGGGCGCCAAGTCCTCGGAAACCTATCTGCGCGGCGACAAAATCATCGACATCGCCCGCCGCTGCGGCGCCGACGCGATTCACCCCGGCTTCGGGTTTTTGTCGGAGAATGAGGATTTCGCGCGGGCCTGCGCCGACGCGATGATCACCTTCATCGGCCCGACGCCCGAGGTCATCCGCGACATGGGTGACAAGATCGTGGCCAAGGCGAAATTTCAGGCCGCCGGTGTGCCGATCGTGCCGGGCTGGTCCGGCGACGCGCACGACGATTTCAATACCATCGCAGGACACGCCGATCGCATCGGTTACCCCGTGCTGATCAAGGCGGCGGCCGGCGGCGGCGGCAAAGGCATGCGCGTCGTGAAGAAGCCCGAAGATCTGGCCGCCGGGCTGGAATCGGCACAGCGCGAGGCGACGGCGGCCTTCGGCGACGGCCGCGTGTTCCTGGAGAAGTATCTCGTCAACCCGCGTCACATCGAGGTGCAGATCTTCGGCGATCACCACGGCAACGTCGTGCACCTCTTCGAGCGTGAATGCTCCATCCAACGGCGGCACCAGAAGATCCTCGAGGAATCGCCCTCCCCCGCGCTGTCACCCGCCCTGCGCGAGCAGATCTGCGGCGCGGCCGTGCGCGCGGCCAAGGCCATCGGCTACACCAACGCCGGCACGGTGGAATTCATCCTCTCCGAATCGGGCGAGTTCTATTTCCTGGAAGTCAACACGCGCTTGCAGGTTGAGCACCCGGTGACCGAGGCCGTGACGCAGTGCGATCTCGTCCGGACGCAGGTGCTCGTCGCCGCGGGCCAGCCGCTGCCGTTTCGACAGGAGGACATTCGCCAGATCGGCCACGCGATCGAGGCGCGCATTTACGCCGAAGACGCATCGCGCAACTTCATGCCGTCGGTCGGGATCATCGCCTGCTACGAGCCGCCGACCGGGCCGGGCGTGCGCGTGGACAGCGGCGTGGAGTGCGGCAGTGAGGTCTCGGTGCATTACGATCCGATGCTCGCCAAGCTGATCGTCCACGCCGGCTCGCGCGACGAAGCCATCGAACGAATGCGGCGGGCGCTGCAAAACTACGCCGTGCTCGGCGTGACGACGAACATCACCTTTCTGCACGACGTCGTCTCCCACCCCGAGTTTCGAGCCGGCCGGCTGCACACGCACTTTTTGGAGCAGCACGCCGTCCGCGCGCCCGGCTCCGCGCCGCCGGAGGAAGCGCTCATCGCCGCCGCGCTCGTCGCCACCTCGATAAACTCCCACGCGGCGACCGGCCCGGGCGCCTCGCGCACGCAACGAGCCGCGGGCCAACGAGCCGCGGGCCAACGAGCCGCGGGCTTCAGCCCGCGCGGCTTTTCGACGACGAGTGACCCAGCCGCCGTGGACAGCCCCTGGCACGGCATCGGCCAATGGAGCAACGTCTGA
- a CDS encoding hydroxymethylglutaryl-CoA lyase: MTIPRRVRIVEVGPRDGLQNEATPIPTDVKLRFIEKLAAAGLRDIEVTSFVHPKAVPQMADAMDLARQLPHRERVTYSALVPNAVGWDRCLQSGIERIAVFTAASETFTAKNIRMTIDESLAVFAPILHDAARRAFTSRAYISTCFECPYEGRVARGKVRELAQRLIEMGAGEIAISDTLGAAAPSDVAETVGHVLERVPADRIALHFHDTYGTALANVCAGLQLGIETFDSSAGGLGGCPYAPGAAGNLATEDLVYLLDRMGIESGVNLAAVAEASSVIASALGRSALPSRNWLRLMQANCAKANGEGHSVAPGPASPLDSPNGPPR; this comes from the coding sequence ATGACGATCCCACGCCGCGTCCGCATCGTCGAAGTCGGCCCGCGCGACGGCCTGCAAAACGAAGCCACCCCGATTCCGACTGACGTCAAGCTGCGCTTCATCGAGAAACTTGCCGCCGCCGGACTCCGCGACATCGAAGTGACGTCGTTCGTCCATCCCAAGGCCGTACCGCAAATGGCCGATGCGATGGATCTGGCGCGTCAGCTCCCACACCGCGAACGCGTCACCTACTCGGCACTCGTGCCCAATGCCGTCGGCTGGGATCGCTGCCTGCAATCGGGCATCGAACGCATCGCCGTCTTCACCGCCGCTTCGGAGACGTTCACGGCGAAGAACATCCGCATGACCATTGACGAGTCGCTCGCGGTCTTCGCGCCCATTCTTCACGATGCAGCCCGGCGTGCATTCACTTCCCGCGCGTACATCTCGACCTGCTTCGAATGCCCCTACGAAGGCCGCGTCGCGCGAGGCAAGGTCCGCGAACTGGCCCAGCGATTGATCGAAATGGGAGCGGGAGAAATCGCCATCAGCGACACCCTCGGCGCTGCGGCGCCCTCCGATGTGGCGGAAACGGTCGGCCATGTTCTGGAGCGCGTGCCGGCCGATCGAATCGCGCTGCACTTTCACGACACCTACGGCACAGCGCTGGCCAACGTCTGCGCAGGACTGCAACTTGGAATCGAGACGTTCGATTCGTCAGCGGGCGGGCTGGGGGGTTGTCCCTATGCACCGGGCGCGGCGGGAAACCTCGCCACCGAGGACCTCGTCTACTTGCTGGACAGGATGGGGATCGAATCCGGCGTGAACCTCGCGGCTGTGGCCGAGGCCTCGTCGGTGATCGCTTCCGCCCTGGGCCGCAGCGCTCTGCCCAGCCGCAACTGGTTGCGGCTGATGCAAGCAAACTGTGCGAAAGCGAACGGAGAAGGGCATTCGGTCGCCCCCGGACCTGCAAGCCCACTCGACAGTCCAAATGGGCCGCCCCGCTGA
- a CDS encoding HYR domain-containing protein, whose product MKSSLRSFLALVLCALPLATGLAGCDLFSQFFGQTADVPIIDQGSIRLVAQNESGLNVDVDATFTVGGVQVRETRLALSPIGPESIKSILRTTAERIDVVARVGAPMSGNASLAIGTILLKASYVLNVDYVAGGTIYFIVPAVNPTENPNPICADLGPPTITCPPNVTLPCGSSVIPGLNPALTVAMGVDDCDVQVNVSFSDEIQGDSCSKLIVRTWRATDDLGKSEFCQQGIVLADETGPVLTVPADAIVECGDDLAPAATGELIASDACNDLLQSPTYVDHDPVGSCPKTILRTWTAMDVCGNATHANQLITVVDTLAPSINDCPTDDVLPAETGCSTAAPDYTGLVSASDACTSQPVVTQSPAPGEPLPLGQTEIVFTVTDDCLNLTTCSMYVTVETGDADEDGVPDCADQCPGYDDTIDCNNNGMPDACEIFACDGDPACSDCNDNGIPDGCDIANCLYDPACGDCDQNGVPDGCEYYLADCNGNFIADECELAQGLAHDLNDNDSPDECDLSGDLDGDGVLNAQDIAAFITCLLEGDAQGPCSLADLDGDNDVDFDDLYLFILLFLDL is encoded by the coding sequence ATGAAATCCTCGCTCCGGTCATTCTTGGCGCTGGTGCTTTGCGCGCTGCCGCTTGCCACGGGCCTCGCCGGATGCGATCTGTTTTCACAGTTCTTCGGCCAGACGGCTGACGTCCCCATCATCGACCAAGGCTCCATTCGACTTGTGGCGCAGAACGAGTCCGGTCTCAACGTCGACGTGGATGCGACGTTCACCGTCGGCGGCGTGCAGGTGCGCGAAACCCGACTGGCCCTTTCGCCGATCGGCCCCGAATCCATCAAGAGCATTCTGCGTACGACCGCCGAGCGGATCGATGTCGTCGCACGGGTCGGCGCACCGATGAGCGGCAACGCCTCGCTGGCCATCGGCACGATCTTGCTGAAAGCGAGTTATGTCCTGAATGTCGACTACGTCGCGGGTGGAACGATTTATTTCATTGTGCCCGCGGTCAATCCTACCGAGAATCCGAATCCGATCTGCGCGGACCTCGGTCCGCCGACGATTACCTGCCCGCCGAATGTGACGCTTCCGTGCGGCTCATCGGTTATCCCCGGTTTGAATCCGGCCTTGACCGTTGCGATGGGCGTGGACGATTGCGACGTGCAGGTGAACGTCTCGTTCTCCGACGAAATCCAGGGCGACTCGTGCTCGAAACTGATCGTCCGCACGTGGCGCGCGACGGATGATCTCGGCAAGAGCGAGTTCTGCCAGCAGGGAATCGTTCTCGCGGATGAGACCGGGCCGGTCCTGACCGTTCCGGCTGATGCGATCGTGGAGTGTGGTGACGACCTGGCCCCGGCGGCCACGGGCGAGTTGATCGCCTCCGACGCCTGCAACGATCTGTTGCAATCGCCAACGTACGTTGATCACGACCCCGTCGGCAGTTGTCCGAAGACGATTCTGCGCACGTGGACCGCGATGGACGTCTGCGGAAATGCCACTCATGCCAACCAATTGATCACCGTCGTCGATACGCTGGCTCCCTCCATCAACGACTGCCCGACCGACGACGTGCTGCCGGCCGAAACGGGCTGCTCGACCGCCGCGCCGGATTACACCGGGCTGGTCAGCGCGTCGGATGCCTGCACGTCGCAGCCGGTGGTGACGCAATCCCCCGCCCCGGGCGAGCCGCTCCCGCTGGGCCAGACCGAGATCGTCTTCACCGTGACGGATGACTGCCTGAACTTGACCACGTGCTCGATGTACGTCACCGTGGAAACGGGCGATGCCGACGAAGACGGCGTTCCGGATTGCGCCGACCAATGCCCCGGCTACGACGACACGATCGACTGCAACAACAACGGCATGCCCGATGCCTGCGAAATTTTCGCTTGCGACGGCGATCCGGCGTGTTCCGACTGCAACGATAACGGCATCCCGGACGGCTGCGACATCGCCAATTGCCTGTACGACCCGGCGTGCGGCGACTGCGATCAGAACGGCGTGCCCGATGGTTGCGAATACTACCTCGCCGACTGCAACGGGAACTTCATCGCCGACGAATGCGAGTTGGCCCAGGGCCTGGCGCACGATCTCAACGACAACGATTCACCGGACGAGTGCGACTTGAGCGGTGACTTGGACGGCGACGGCGTATTGAACGCCCAGGACATCGCGGCGTTCATCACCTGCCTCCTGGAGGGCGACGCCCAGGGTCCGTGCTCGCTGGCCGACCTCGACGGCGACAACGACGTCGACTTCGACGACCTTTACCTCTTCATTCTCCTGTTCCTCGATCTGTGA